A window from Citrus sinensis cultivar Valencia sweet orange chromosome 5, DVS_A1.0, whole genome shotgun sequence encodes these proteins:
- the LOC107176328 gene encoding protein TRACHEARY ELEMENT DIFFERENTIATION-RELATED 7A-like — MASPNFPPNNHFQPPPPPSAKPPRHPPPPPPSAMPPRHPPPPPPHHPIIPPPPHHPIRPPPPPSPSPDNHTPVIVIIFVSFGGLLFLAFIAAAICRYIKKKKKKVVQETDLVHFKVKEEIVPGPHGPKAVKLEIEDDVPVDEVIKKNEHFGAGLHAKSSAERDNPRQMRSFFGFRPSPSSD; from the coding sequence atgGCTTCTCCCAATTTCCCACCTAATAACCATTTCcagccgccgccgccgccatCCGCAAAGCCACCACGTCACCCGCCACCGCCACCGCCATCCGCAATGCCACCACGTCACCCGCCACCGCCGCCACCTCACCATCCAATTATACCGCCGCCTCCACACCATCCAATTAGGCCGCCGCCTCCGCCGTCTCCATCACCAGACAATCACACCCCAGTGATTGTGATAATATTTGTGTCATTTGGTGGCCTTTTATTCCTTGCATTCATTGCAGCTGCTATCTGCCGCTAcatcaagaagaaaaagaagaaggtaGTTCAAGAAACGGATCTTGTGCACTTCAAGGTCAAGGAGGAAATTGTGCCAGGCCCCCATGGACCCAAGGCTGTGAAACTAGAGATTGAAGATGATGTGCCCGTCGATGAAGTGATTAAGAAGAATGAACATTTTGGTGCAGGGCTGCATGCAAAATCTTCTGCTGAGAGAGATAACCCTCGACAAATGAGAAGCTTCTTCGGGTTCCGACCATCGCCATCATCAGATTGA